From the Roseofilum casamattae BLCC-M143 genome, the window GCGCTCAAGGTTAAATTTTCACGGGCGAAAACTTTCCACCTATTCCGCGAGAAAAATCTCTTGCTTGATGCTACAGAATTTGACCGTAATGCTGAATATGAAATTCCATTAGACTCTCTTTCTTTAATTCCTTGCGATCGCGAATACAACCAATTGCAAGGACTGTTCCAGGAATTAGCCATTTTGCGAGTCTTATCTAGTCTGTTCAATGCTTATCTGAACGATGTCTCGGAAGACTATACTCGGGAGCAGTTGCAGGATTTGAATGCTTGCTACATCTCGAAAAACTTGTATGTCAATTTCCCAAAAATTAATGCTCATCCCGATCTCAAAGATGCATTAGCTGCTGGAGAAATTGAGACTCGCATCCGCTATCAAATTGATTTAGGAAATCGGGAGATTCTCAATCTCGGTCAATTGTACTCGGCGAACAGGTTCTTGCAGAAATTTTACAATGTTTGCGATCGCGCTACGGGCAAAGAATTAGAAAAGCCTACTTTTTCCCAAACTCTGGCTCAACCCGTTCTCTTGACCAATAGAAATTTGAACAACAAGAAAAAAACGAGCAAAATTGACAGTTTGATGAAGTCTATATTTGACGATTTCTTGGGATTAGATTGTACTGGAAAAGCAACAGATATGCTCTCTCAAGTTGGAGCAAGCGAGTTGGTCAACTATCTGGAGCAGCGAGGTATCGGATCGCAAGAAAATATGGAGATTTTCATTGCTGCATTAACCGATGCACGCCGTAAAGTAGATGGCAAGATCGAACAGATTTATCGCGACTATATTTCGCCTTTAGTCTTCTATATCGGTACCGTCGGACTCATTCCCGATGAGTTAGATGCTGTAGTCTATACTGCTGAGGCACTTTCCATGAAGTATCCCGATCTAAAGTTTTCGAGATCGGAAAAAGAAGGCTTGTTTTTTGAAGTAGAAGACACGATTATTAGCGTTTATCCAAAAACCGAATATTTCACGGTAAACTAGTCAAATAAGGTGGGCGTAGTGCCCACTCTACCAAACTCTGTTCCCCAAACTATTTTTTAGCTTCTCTTATCCTAACCTGACGTTAACTGAGTAGAGATAAAAGCTGTTCTCCTACCTCAATTTCACCGACAACGCGACGGACGGGTTTCGGCCAAACTCGGAGCAGAGTTGGAGTCGCTAAAACTCGATCGCTCTCTGCCAAATCTGGGTGCTTGAGGATATCGATCACCTTGAGCGTGTAGGGTTGAGATAGGGTTTTCTCTAAAGCATCGTGAACCTTACGCAACAGATGTTCCATATGTCTGTAAGTTCCGGTGACAAACAAGCGAAATACATATCCTTCTGGTTGCACCTCATCCAGAAAGCGATCGCTATTTTCTGGAGGACTTAAATTATCTTGAGGAGCATCGATACGAACCACCCAATCGCGATCGTCCCATAATTTGGGAAATTGGTGGTAATAAGTAGCGATCGCCATCGGATCGCACAAATGTGGCGAGCAATGCACTTGCGTCCACGTCTGTCCTGGCGTATTAAAAATGGCGTTCAAAAAGGGATGGTAGTGAAAGACAAAAGGATAGGCTTCGGCAATACACTCAATTTGTTGTGTCTGCGGATTAAACCAGCGATCGATAGTTGCCGTATAACAAGGCACTAAGAAATGAGGGGGAGCGCTCAGCTCGAACAAGGTTTGCAACCGAGTGCATAAATCGATATGCCATCGACGTTGCTTGCTTGGATCGATACAGTAAACGACATCCCCTCCAGGAGTAAATAAAGCAATGCCTTTGAACAGCTCGGACAACGACTTTCTCTCGATCGGGGTTAAATGCGACCTCGGAGGAACTGCGCCATTTCGTTCGGAGTTGGCGACTTCTCCAAGGCAGTTTCTTCCGTGATTCGCCCCTCTTGATAGAGGTTGTACAGCGCTTTATTCATCGTCGTCATTCCTTCAAACTCCGACCGGAGCATGACTTGAGTAATTTCCTCGAGATCGTTTTTGATCACGTATTCTTTCACGGCATCGGTAGCAATGAGAATATCGTGGAAGGCTGCCCGCTTACCATCAGTGGTCTTGCATAATCCTTGCGCAATAATCGACACCAAAGATTCCGCTAAGGATACCCGCAACGCCGGTTGTTCCGCCGGAGGGAACATCCCCATAATCCGCTCGATGGTTTTCACTGCACTGTTAGTGTGCAAGGTTCCCATCACCAAGTGACCGGTAGACGCCGCTTTCAGGGCAATTCCCATGGTTTCCTTGTCCCGAATTTCTCCGACGAGCATCAAATCCGGATCTTCCCGTAGAGCTGCTTTCAGAGCATTCTTAAACTCTCGGGTATGGCGACCGACCTCGCGGTGTTTGACCAGAGATTTTTGGCTGACGTGAACGAATTCGACCGGGTCTTCAATGGTAATAATGTGATGGGCCATGTTCCGATTGATATAGTCAATCAGGGCTGCCATTGTGGTGGATTTGCCCGAACCCGTGGGTCCAGTCACCAAAACCAATCCCTTATGGTAATGACAAATATCCCTGAAGACTTCCGGACAGCGCAACTGCTCCATCGTTAAAATATTCGACGGAATCAACCGGAATACCGCCGACGGTCCGGCCAGGGAATCGAACATATTAATCCGAATCCGCACAAAACCAAAGTCAAACGCACCATCAAAATCCAAATGATCTTGGAATTGTCGAATCTCCTCATCAGTCATGCACTCTCGCATCCAACTGGTAAAGGTATTCAGGTCGGTTTTCGGATACTCTAAACTCGTAATATCTCCCCGCTTGCGATAGCGAGGCAGCTCGTTCACCCCGAGGTGAATATCGGAAACTCCTTCTTCATCAGCGCGTTTGACTAATTCTTTCAGGGTGGGGTGTCCGGCAGTGGGCCCCGATTTGGGAGCCGCTCGTTTTGCCGCCGCTGCTCTAGCTTTGGCCGCACCCGGTTGAGCTGCTTTCGCCTTCGCCGCTTGGGCATTCATCGGCATAGTGCGCGCCGACATTTGTTGCGTCGCACCCTCAGCGCTGGCTCCAGGACGAGGGGGAGGCGCGGGGGGACGCGGGGGAGGAGACGGGGGTTTTTTCTGGGGAGATTGGGTCATAGCCAAGTCCTGTACAACAGAATAAGGTAGATGCCGATCGACGCGATCGCTCTGATGCGACAAATCGGGTTGATTAGTCCGCGTTGCCCTTCAAGAACGGTTGGTGCAGAAACCCGGTTTCTGAAAGTCACGCGATCGCCAGTTATTCACTTGAGAAACATCTTGAATCATTGTACTCTTTCTTTTCAGGTTTGCCTCGGTCTAACCTCAGCCCAGAGTCTATGGTTCGATTCTGTAACTTGTCTCGTATTTCGTCTTAACTATGTCTAACCTTCCCCGAATCGGTATTGTTGTAGGGACTCGTCCAGAAGCAATTAAGCTCGCTCCTGTCATCGAGAAATTTCGCACGGCAGAGAATTTTCAGACCTATGCAATCTTGACCGGCCAGCACCAAGAGATGGTCGCGCAAGTGATGAATTTATTCCACTTGAATGCCGATCGCAATTTACAGATTATGCAACCGAAACAAACCCTGACAGATATTACCTATCGCAGTTTGCAGGGATTAGAAGCCTTGTATCGGGAGCTGGAACTGGATTGGGCGATCGTGCAAGGGGATACCACTACGGCGTTTGCAGCAACTCTGGCGGCCTTTTACCAAAAGATTCCGGTCGCCCATGTGGAAGCCGGTCTGCGCACGGATAACCTGTGGAATCCGTATCCCGAAGAAGCCAACCGTCGCTTAATTTCCCAATTAGCAACATTGCATTTTGCCCCAACTGCCTTGGCGGTGGAAAATTTACAGCGTTCTGGCGTTATTGGCGAGATTCATCATACGGGGAATACGGTGATTGATGCTCTGCTTCAGGTGGCTCAGTCCCAACCGAAATGCGATGTAGAGGGGTTGGACTGGAGTCAATATCGGGTGTTGTTAGCAACGGTGCATCGTCGGGAAAACTGGGGACAGCCTCTGCTCGATATTGCGGCGGGATTTCTGCGCATTCTCGATGCCTTTCCCGATACGGCGTTGGTGTTACCGTTGCATCGAAATCCGACGGTACGAGAGCCGCTGAAAGAAGTATTGCAAGACCGTCCCCGAGTATTTCTCTTGGAACCGTTAGACTACAGTCAGTTAGTGGGGGCGATCGCCAATTGTTATTTTGTGTTAAGCGACTCGGGAGGATTGCAAGAGGAAGCCCCTTCTCTGGGCAAACCGGTATTAGTGTTACGCGAAACCACGGAGCGCCCGGAAGCTATTGATGCGGGAACGGCGAAGCTGGTGGGAACCAATCCGGATACAATCTTTGCAGCAGCTTCCGATCTGCTCTCGCAATCCGATATTTATCAACAAATGGCCACAGCGATTAACCCGTTTGGCGATGGAAAAGCCTCGCAACGGATTTTGGATTTAGTTGGAAAAGCAATAGTGCGATCGTAACATTGAAGTGTGGTGGTCGAGTTTAGGAAAGTTTTTGGTTAGATAAACCTTGTCTTTACTCCATCGATCGCCTCTGACTCAACCAACCAGATAAATCCTCTAAACTCGTCCAATCCAAAATCGCCATTCCTAACTCATCCAAATCGTCTAAAGACAATTGTTGCATCTGGGCGATCGCCGCTTCCGGAACCTCTCCAAACCGGCGCTGAAGTTGACGCAAAATCAACCCTAATGCTGATTCCAATTGCCCTTCAGCACGTCCTTGTTGCAATCCTTGTTGCAATCCTTGTTCGAGTCCTTGTTCGAGTCCTTGTTCGAGTCCTTGTTCGAGTCCTTGTTGAAGTCCCTGTTCTAACGCTTCTGTCCTCGCTTGTACGACATAACCCTGCTGGTCGAGAAGCCACCGTTCCTTTTGGTCTAACTCTTCCGCGTCCTTGACACTCAAATTAGCTCGATTCGCGATCTCCAAAGCTTTGCTGATTTCCGGCACTTCTTCAAGAGAACTGGGAATCATCTCGAGATTTGGTGCTTCCTTCATAAAGTAAATCCATTTTTCTGTCAGAGTTTCTAATTCTTCCAGGGATTTGTTGAATTTTCGCAGCTCGACAAATATCAGTTCAATTTGTTCGTCAGGATAGTCCAATGAGGGGAGAGTTTTCTCCTTTAAACCGAAGCGAGTGATAATCGGTTTAGCCTTGGGAAATAGCGGAAAATCAACAATGGTTAGAGCAATGACCGGTTGCAGTCCCACATAAGGTTTTCCTATCCTGAGCTGATTTCCATAGGTTTTTGCCCAGTTGTACAAGACTCGCTTTTTGAAAGCGGGTACATTGAGCACTTGCATTTCAATGAGGACAGTTGTACCGTTACCAAGGATGGCTTTGACATCGAGATAGCTATCTTTGAGACCGCCGATCTCGGCTTGATTATAGGGATCGATAATTTCTAGGTCGCTAATTTTTGGCTCCCCTGCATAAATGAGAGCATTTAAGAAGCTAATTAGGATATCCGTGCTTTCTTGGGAACCAAAGATGCGCTTGAAAGCGAAATCAGTTTTGGGATTGATAAATTGCATAATTTTTTATCCTTCGATCGTGTGTTGAGCTACAGGGTAAGACTTCTACTTCTAGATTCAACCGTTACCAAGAGTATGACGGATGTGGGTTCGCTCAATTGACGGTTATGACACGAGTTCTATACAATTCAGGACGAACTTACTTGAGATATTATAGCCTATGGCCGAATCCCTATCTGTCCGTATCATTGGTACGATCGGGGTAATTACATCACTGCTAGTACCGATAGAAGCGATCGCCAAACCCTTATCTGTAAGTCAAGACTCGGGGTCTGAATTACAACTTTATGGCGGCCCGAGAACGCGATCGCCGTTAGTACAATGGTATTTAGAAGAATTAAACGTTCCCTATCGTTATATATCCCTCAATCTCCGGGAAAACGAACACCAAACACCAGAATATTTAGCCATTAATCCCATGGGAAAAGTTCCGGCGTTGGTGGATGAAGATTTTACGGTTTGGGAGTCTGGGGCAATTTTGCTGTATTTGGCGGAAAAATATGGAGATTTTCCGGATACTTTAGAAGCGCGATCGCGACGAGTACAATGGGTTTTGTTTGCCAATGCAACTCTAGGGCCGGGATTATTTTTGCCCGAACGACGCGATCGCGAAATACCTCGTTTATTAGCACCACTGAATGAGATTTTATCCCAACAGCCATTTTTATTGGGATCGAGTCTAGATGTGGCTGATATCGCGATCGCGTCTTATTTGTATTATGCCCAAATGTTAGCCCAACTCGATTATGGTGATTATCCCGCTATTGTCGATTATCTGGAGCGCATTACAGCTAGAACAGCATTTCAAAATACTTTAGGCAAACGGTTTGCCGGTTCATAAGGTGCAGTTAGGAGGATGGCTATAATTAATTAAGAACCCATTTGGCAGTGGAAATACTTCCGAACCTATTCTCGATTGCCTGCACCAAGCCGCGATAGAATTATGATGGTGAGATTCTATCGGCTTCATATACCTTTTCCCGATTCCCTAGCGCTGCGCGCTACCAACCCATGGCTACAGATATTCAGAACCTCTTGTGGGACTTAATCGAGCGTTATAAGCATCGCGTGGATTTCCTGGCCATTCGCCTGGAAGAAGCGGAAACAACGAATATCTTATTGCGCACGGGTAAAATTGAAACTCTCAGTGAAGGGATTTCCCTCGGCGGACAAATCCGTGCCTGTTACAAAGGCGGCTGGGGAATGACGAGCTTCAATCAACTTTTGGGACTTTCCGATCGCATTGAAGAGGCGATCGCCTCAGCTCGCTTGGTTGGCGAGGAAGAAACCCTGTTGGCTCCAATTCCCATCGTGCAAGAAACTTGCGTGTTACCATTGGCGGGAACGAATCCCCGCGAGATTTCGTTAACGGCGAAAAAGGAGTTGTGCGATCGCTATGCCGAAATTCTGCGCAGCAGCAATGATAAGGTTGCCACAACATTAGTTCGCTACGGCGATAGCTCCCAGCGCATCGTCTTAATGACTTCCGAAGGAACGGCCATCGAACAATCTTGGGTGGATCTGGAAATGCGCTTTGCCGCAACGGCGCGTCAGGGTTCGACGGTGCAAACCGGACGAGAAACCACGGGGTCGCGCAATGGCTATGAGGATTTAACCGGTTTGGATGCACAAGTGCGATCGGCAGCCCAACGAGCGGTGGATGCCCTCGACCATCCTCCGGTGAAAGGAAATACTTACACGGTGGTCATCGATCCCATTCTTTCCGGCCTCTTCGTCCACGAAGCCTTCGGCCATCTCTCGGAAGCCGATATGGCCTACGAGAACCCGGATATCTTGGAAGTGATGACTCTCGGCCGGAAGTTCGGTCCGGAAAATCTGCAAATCTTCGATGGCGCGCAACCGGAAGGCCATCGCGGCAGTTATTTCTACGACGACGAAGGAACGCCAGCAACTACGACTCAGTTAATCGAAAATGGCACGTTAGTCGGTCGCTTGCACTCTCGCGAAACCGCCGGGAAACTGGGAGAAACTCCCACGGGTAATGCTCGCTGTCTCGATTACCAATATCCTCCCATTGTCCGGATGACGAATACTTGGATCGGTCGCGGCGATACACCGGCACGGGATTTGTTCGGCGATATTACCGAAGGGGTGTATGCGAAAAACTGGCGCGGCGGCATGACGAATGGCGAAATGTTCACGTTTAGCGCTGGAGAAGCGTGGATGATTCGCAACGGTAAAATTGCGGAACCGGTCAGAGATGTGACGCTTTCTGGAAACGTATTTAGTACCTTAGCAGATATAGAGGCGATCGGCGATGACTTCTACTGGGATGAGTCTGGCGGTTGCGGGAAAGGCGGCCAGAATGGGATGCCTGTCGGTTGTGGCGGCCCCTCCCTGCGCATCCGGAATGTAGTTGTTGGGGGAGAAGCTGAGTAGGAGGCGATCGCGATCGGTTAAACCAATGAAGAGTTACACCTCTTTTTTTTACGATAGGTTTGCTTCAAGACATTATGTAGAAATAAACTTAGAGTCGGAAAGAGCAACCATAGGTTTGTTGACTAGAGCGCCATATAAGTTAGTTTAACACGAACCATATAGAATTGTTGGTGATGCTCGATCGCGGAACTCGATGTATACTATATCTCGACTAACTCCGGGTGTGGTGGAGAACGAGAGTAATGAATGTCTGGGAAACGGTAATGCTGTCTAATATCGCGCTCGAGCGTTGGCTAGAGGGCAGTTTATTGCATCGGATTGTCGGTTTTCTGCGCAACTGGCGACAGGGCAGCCTTATTATGCAATACAGCGACTGGATTGGCGCCACCTTAGTCGCCCTAGTTTTGACATTAAGTCCCTTCGTCTCCACCAGTTTAATTGGGGTCTTGCTGATGGCCTGCGGGGGATTTTGGGTTCTCCTGACCCTCTCCGACAATCCCAATGCCGAAGCGCAAACTTTAAATACTCCCATTCACTGGCTCGTATTTTTATTTGGAATAATTTCTCTAATTGCTACAGCTCTTTCGCCCGTCAAAACCGACGCGCTGAAAGGATTAATTAAACTCAGTCTCTATTTGCTCTTCTTTTATTTTTCGGCGCGCTTAACTCGCATTCCGCGAATTCGCTCCAGCCTGATTACTACTTATTTATTAACCTCTCTCCCAGTCAGCGTCTATGGCATTCGCCAATATTTCTTTGGCGCCAAAGCCCTAGCGACTTGGGTCGATCCGAGTTCGGCATCGGCAGATGTGACGCGGGTTTACAGTTATTTAGGCAATCCCAATCTCCTCGCCGCTTATCTATTACCAGCCGTCATTTGGGGAGCAGCCGCCTTTTGGATGTGGCGCGGCATCTGTCCGAAAATCCTGGGATTCGTTATTTTCCTCGTCAACTCGGCCTGTTTGGTATTGACCTACAGTCGGGGGGGATGGATTGGTTTTGTGGTCGCGTTAACAGCGTTTGGACTCTTAGCCGTTCATTGGTGGAGCGTCTATTTACCGTCTGTCTGGAAAGATCGCGCTTTGCCCTTAGCCTTGCTATTTTTGCTCGCCCTATTTGCTCTGGCTATAGCATTTGTCGCTCCAATTCGCGATCGCATCTTAACCATGTTTGCCGGCCGTAGCGATAGCAGTAACAACTTTCGCATCAACGTCTGGATCGGCGCGATCGATATGGTGAAAGCCTATCCCATCATCGGTATCGGTCCGGGAAATAGCGCCTTCAACAAAATCTATCCCCTGTTCATGCAACCGAAATATACCGCCCTCAGTGCCTATTCCGTCTTACTGGAAACCGCCGTAGAAACGGGACTGGTAGGACTTGCTGTCTTTCTCTGGTTCCTGGGAGTTCTGTTCTCCCAAGGATGGCAGCAGATCCAGCAATTGCGCGAAATTCGCTCCCAGGAGGTATGGTGGCTAATGGGCGCGATCGCCATCTGTCTGGGAATGATGGCCCATGGTGCCGTCGATACCGTTTGGTATCGCCCGCAAGTGAATACCCTCTGGTGGTTTGCCGTAGCGATCGTTGCCAGCTATTATCCGGGATGGCGCGAAAAATCATGGCGCTCAAAATATTGAGAAATATTGAAAAATCAGCCCTTGCGATTACCGATCCAAGGGACGTTATGGTATACTATCTGAGTTATGTAGGCTTAATCAAAACGGTAGATAACTTGGTTCATATCAATGCTTGGCGTATCTCCGAATAACAACTTCTACAACTAAATCGAAACTGGAGGTATGCATGTCAGTCTATGTTGGCAACTTGTCCTATGACGCAACTCAAGAAGATGTTGATGCGGTCTTTGCCGAATACGGTACGGTAAAACGCGTCGCTCTCCCTATGGATCGCGAAACAGGACGTATGCGTGGTTTTGCGTTTGTCGATATGTCATCAGACGCAGAAGAGGCCGCTGCAATTGAAGCACTAGATGGCGCTGAATGGATGGGACGAACCA encodes:
- a CDS encoding RNA recognition motif domain-containing protein — translated: MSVYVGNLSYDATQEDVDAVFAEYGTVKRVALPMDRETGRMRGFAFVDMSSDAEEAAAIEALDGAEWMGRTIRVNKAQPRENKSGSRGGRGGGGGNWNR
- a CDS encoding type IV pilus twitching motility protein PilT produces the protein MTQSPQKKPPSPPPRPPAPPPRPGASAEGATQQMSARTMPMNAQAAKAKAAQPGAAKARAAAAKRAAPKSGPTAGHPTLKELVKRADEEGVSDIHLGVNELPRYRKRGDITSLEYPKTDLNTFTSWMRECMTDEEIRQFQDHLDFDGAFDFGFVRIRINMFDSLAGPSAVFRLIPSNILTMEQLRCPEVFRDICHYHKGLVLVTGPTGSGKSTTMAALIDYINRNMAHHIITIEDPVEFVHVSQKSLVKHREVGRHTREFKNALKAALREDPDLMLVGEIRDKETMGIALKAASTGHLVMGTLHTNSAVKTIERIMGMFPPAEQPALRVSLAESLVSIIAQGLCKTTDGKRAAFHDILIATDAVKEYVIKNDLEEITQVMLRSEFEGMTTMNKALYNLYQEGRITEETALEKSPTPNEMAQFLRGRI
- a CDS encoding glutathione S-transferase family protein, with amino-acid sequence MAESLSVRIIGTIGVITSLLVPIEAIAKPLSVSQDSGSELQLYGGPRTRSPLVQWYLEELNVPYRYISLNLRENEHQTPEYLAINPMGKVPALVDEDFTVWESGAILLYLAEKYGDFPDTLEARSRRVQWVLFANATLGPGLFLPERRDREIPRLLAPLNEILSQQPFLLGSSLDVADIAIASYLYYAQMLAQLDYGDYPAIVDYLERITARTAFQNTLGKRFAGS
- a CDS encoding IctB family putative bicarbonate transporter codes for the protein MNVWETVMLSNIALERWLEGSLLHRIVGFLRNWRQGSLIMQYSDWIGATLVALVLTLSPFVSTSLIGVLLMACGGFWVLLTLSDNPNAEAQTLNTPIHWLVFLFGIISLIATALSPVKTDALKGLIKLSLYLLFFYFSARLTRIPRIRSSLITTYLLTSLPVSVYGIRQYFFGAKALATWVDPSSASADVTRVYSYLGNPNLLAAYLLPAVIWGAAAFWMWRGICPKILGFVIFLVNSACLVLTYSRGGWIGFVVALTAFGLLAVHWWSVYLPSVWKDRALPLALLFLLALFALAIAFVAPIRDRILTMFAGRSDSSNNFRINVWIGAIDMVKAYPIIGIGPGNSAFNKIYPLFMQPKYTALSAYSVLLETAVETGLVGLAVFLWFLGVLFSQGWQQIQQLREIRSQEVWWLMGAIAICLGMMAHGAVDTVWYRPQVNTLWWFAVAIVASYYPGWREKSWRSKY
- a CDS encoding Rpn family recombination-promoting nuclease/putative transposase; this encodes MQFINPKTDFAFKRIFGSQESTDILISFLNALIYAGEPKISDLEIIDPYNQAEIGGLKDSYLDVKAILGNGTTVLIEMQVLNVPAFKKRVLYNWAKTYGNQLRIGKPYVGLQPVIALTIVDFPLFPKAKPIITRFGLKEKTLPSLDYPDEQIELIFVELRKFNKSLEELETLTEKWIYFMKEAPNLEMIPSSLEEVPEISKALEIANRANLSVKDAEELDQKERWLLDQQGYVVQARTEALEQGLQQGLEQGLEQGLEQGLEQGLQQGLQQGRAEGQLESALGLILRQLQRRFGEVPEAAIAQMQQLSLDDLDELGMAILDWTSLEDLSGWLSQRRSME
- a CDS encoding TldD/PmbA family protein, with protein sequence MATDIQNLLWDLIERYKHRVDFLAIRLEEAETTNILLRTGKIETLSEGISLGGQIRACYKGGWGMTSFNQLLGLSDRIEEAIASARLVGEEETLLAPIPIVQETCVLPLAGTNPREISLTAKKELCDRYAEILRSSNDKVATTLVRYGDSSQRIVLMTSEGTAIEQSWVDLEMRFAATARQGSTVQTGRETTGSRNGYEDLTGLDAQVRSAAQRAVDALDHPPVKGNTYTVVIDPILSGLFVHEAFGHLSEADMAYENPDILEVMTLGRKFGPENLQIFDGAQPEGHRGSYFYDDEGTPATTTQLIENGTLVGRLHSRETAGKLGETPTGNARCLDYQYPPIVRMTNTWIGRGDTPARDLFGDITEGVYAKNWRGGMTNGEMFTFSAGEAWMIRNGKIAEPVRDVTLSGNVFSTLADIEAIGDDFYWDESGGCGKGGQNGMPVGCGGPSLRIRNVVVGGEAE
- the wecB gene encoding non-hydrolyzing UDP-N-acetylglucosamine 2-epimerase; this encodes MSNLPRIGIVVGTRPEAIKLAPVIEKFRTAENFQTYAILTGQHQEMVAQVMNLFHLNADRNLQIMQPKQTLTDITYRSLQGLEALYRELELDWAIVQGDTTTAFAATLAAFYQKIPVAHVEAGLRTDNLWNPYPEEANRRLISQLATLHFAPTALAVENLQRSGVIGEIHHTGNTVIDALLQVAQSQPKCDVEGLDWSQYRVLLATVHRRENWGQPLLDIAAGFLRILDAFPDTALVLPLHRNPTVREPLKEVLQDRPRVFLLEPLDYSQLVGAIANCYFVLSDSGGLQEEAPSLGKPVLVLRETTERPEAIDAGTAKLVGTNPDTIFAAASDLLSQSDIYQQMATAINPFGDGKASQRILDLVGKAIVRS
- a CDS encoding circadian clock KaiB family protein, which encodes MSELFKGIALFTPGGDVVYCIDPSKQRRWHIDLCTRLQTLFELSAPPHFLVPCYTATIDRWFNPQTQQIECIAEAYPFVFHYHPFLNAIFNTPGQTWTQVHCSPHLCDPMAIATYYHQFPKLWDDRDWVVRIDAPQDNLSPPENSDRFLDEVQPEGYVFRLFVTGTYRHMEHLLRKVHDALEKTLSQPYTLKVIDILKHPDLAESDRVLATPTLLRVWPKPVRRVVGEIEVGEQLLSLLS